The Planctomycetaceae bacterium genome contains the following window.
GGCGATGGCGCCGGTCTTGTTGATGAACCCCCACTTGCCCTCGGACATCACCGGCGCCAGGCCCGACGAAAAACTCCCGCACATGGCCAATTCCGGCTTGATGACCATCTGCCCGTCGAGGCCGACGAACCCCTTCTTGCCGGCCTGGGTGATCATGGCCAGGCCTTCGGAAAAGGGCTCGGCGCCGTCGAACTGCGGTTTGATGGCGTAGGCGCCGGACTTGTTGATATACCCCCATTTTCCCTGCAACATCACGGCCGCCAGGCCTTGGGAAAAACTGCCCGCCTGCTGCACGTTGAGGCGGATGATCGTGCGGGACTCTTCATCGATGAATCGCCACTCCTTGCCCAGCATCACCAGCGCCACTCCTTCGGAGAAATCGTTGGCCTGGGAGTAGACGGTGCGGCTGGGGGACTGGCCGGTCTTGTCGATGTAGTGAAACACCCTTCCCACGCGCACCGGAGCCAACTTGCCGCTGAACGAACCGACGGAGTCAAACTGCGGGGCGATCACGATCTTGCCCTGGGGGTCGCTGTAGCCCCACTTGCCGCCCATCTGCACCGGCGCCAGGCCGCCCACGAAAGAGCCGCCCTGGTCGAACTTGGGCGTGATCACCATCCGACCGGCGGAATTGACATACCCCACGCCGGCCTTGATCTGGATCCGCCCGCCCTCCATCGCCCGCACCGGCGCCAGCCCCTGCGAGAACGGGCCCGCCCAGGCATACTCCAACTTGGCCACCAGTTGCCCCGAGGCGTCG
Protein-coding sequences here:
- a CDS encoding WG repeat-containing protein; amino-acid sequence: MSKRSAIGFVAAGLGIVLVWSLAPASWNASAWAQEEEAAGAGVLYPVEKGGKWGYIDASGQLVAKLEYAWAGPFSQGLAPVRAMEGGRIQIKAGVGYVNSAGRMVITPKFDQGGSFVGGLAPVQMGGKWGYSDPQGKIVIAPQFDSVGSFSGKLAPVRVGRVFHYIDKTGQSPSRTVYSQANDFSEGVALVMLGKEWRFIDEESRTIIRLNVQQAGSFSQGLAAVMLQGKWGYINKSGAYAIKPQFDGAEPFSEGLAMITQAGKKGFVGLDGQMVIKPELAMCGSFSSGLAPVMSEGKWGFINKTGAIAVAAQYEAVTAFKGPLAAVYPSENQMLYINTEGKVVWPGQTSE